In Populus nigra chromosome 1, ddPopNigr1.1, whole genome shotgun sequence, one genomic interval encodes:
- the LOC133706056 gene encoding protein neprosin-like — protein sequence MMAAHLLRRSWGSTISLLIVILLLSCSSQMTSAEAAPASRKSSSISMSQHKMLDAHQHLKRLNKPPLKTIKSPDGDIIDCVHIAHQPAFDHPLLKNHTIQTRPNFHPEGTKFEESKRVSAQKATSSKPITQLWHLKGRCPEGTIPIRRTKKEDVLRASSVERFGKKKPTKIPHQPRSAQPDLITQTGHQHAIVYVEGDKYYGAKATINVWEPKTQQPNEFSLSQIWILGGTFGQDLNSIEAGWQVSPDLYGDNRTRLFTYWTSDAYQATGCYNLLCTGFIQINNEIAMGASIFPVSGYRGSQYDISLLVWKDPKEGNWWIQFGNDYVLGYWPGFLFSYLTDSATMIEWGGEIVNSESDEQHTTTEMGSGHFPEEGFGKAGYFRNIQIVDGSNSLRDPKGLGTFTEQSSCYDVQNGRSGDWGTYFFYGGPGRNPNCP from the exons ATGATGGCGGCACATTTACTGAGGAGGAGCTGGGGTAGCACTATCAGTTTGTTGATAGTGATTTTATTGCTATCCTGCAGCTCCCAAATGACATCCGCAGAAGCAGCACCTGCTTCACGTAAAAGCAGCAGCATATCCATGTCTCAGCACAAAATGTTGGATGCTCACCAGCATTTGAAGCGCCTGAACAAGCCTCCTCTTAAAACCATCAAG AGCCCGGATGGAGATATCATCGACTGCGTCCATATTGCTCACCAACCGGCTTTTGATCATCCTCTGCTCAAGAACCATACAATTCAG ACGAGACCAAATTTCCACCCAGAAGGGACTAAGTTCGAGGAAAGCAAAAGGGTGTCTGCACAGAAAGCAACATCATCAAAACCAATAACCCAGTTGTGGCACTTGAAAGGAAGGTGTCCTGAAGGAACTATTCCCATAAGGCGAACTAAAAAAGAAGATGTATTAAGGGCAAGCTCTGTCGAAAGGTTTGGCAAGAAGAAGCCCACTAAAATTCCTCATCAACCCAGGTCTGCACAACCTGACCTCATTACTCAAACTGGCCACCAG CATGCGATAGTATATGTGGAAGGAGATAAGTATTATGGAGCTAAGGCCACCATTAACGTTTGGGAGCCCAAAACACAACAGCCTAATGAATTCAGCTTGTCTCAAATCTGGATCCTTGGAGGTACTTTTGGTCAAGATCTTAACAGCATTGAAGCTGGATGGCAG GTTAGTCCAGATCTATATGGAGATAACAGAACAAGACTCTTCACATATTGGACT AGTGACGCCTATCAAGCCACAGGTTGCTACAATCTGCTGTGCACAGGCTTTATTCAAATCAACAATGAAATAGCGATGGGGGCAAGCATCTTTCCTGTTTCTGGCTACCGTGGCTCCCAGTATGATATCAGCCTTCTTGTTTGGAAG GACCCGAAAGAGGGAAACTGGTGGATTCAATTTGGGAATGACTACGTGCTAGGATACTGGCCAGGCTTCCTCTTTTCCTACTTGACAGACAGCGCAACGATGATAGAGTGGGGAGGTGAGATTGTAAACTCAGAATCAGATGAGCAACACACAACAACTGAAATGGGGAGCGGGCATTTCCCTGAAGAAGGGTTTGGAAAAGCTGGCTACTTCAGGAATATTCAAATTGTTGACGGATCCAATAGTCTCAGGGATCCTAAAGGGCTCGGCACTTTTACCGAGCAATCCAGTTGCTATGATGTCCAGAACGGCAGGAGTGGTGATTGGGGCACCTACTTTTTCTATGGTGGTCCTGGAAGAAACCCCAATTGCCCATGA